A genome region from Tolypothrix sp. PCC 7712 includes the following:
- a CDS encoding EAL domain-containing protein, translating into MIAKYSHKFCKLVSLVTKYLNYQINPSITTLTLKQSVVIASILITGLVMGVKQLGWLQLLELVSYDQMVRLQPDAGYNPQLLVVTITEADIKEQKQWPLSDSVLAQLLAKLQQAQPTAIGLDLYRNIPQPPGRDALMQQLRASNVITINYLGDQEAEGVSPISGLAPEQIGFNDFVVDPDGVVRRNLIYAQQGEEKFYSFSLQLSLKYLAKQGTTLKVKSEALLLGNGVFPTLNNNSGGYHDIDSAGYQVMISYRSPENIARQLSLTQVLRGEFEPNWIKDKVVLIGTTAPSLKDLFFTPYSAGKPANPGLPGVLLHAQLVGQILNTTLDQQPVFWFWPEWAEFLWVWTWALVGSVLAWRLRHPLSLGVAGVICLGGLFAICFGIFTQAGWIPLVAPILALAIATGTLLAYKLLHNTLHDSLTDLPNRSLFLKQLEWVIAETKLPKSSRFAILFLGIDRFKFINESFGHQFGDQFLMNVTQRLKACLGNRGILARVGGDEFAVLLKNINDSSEVTAIADQLHQKMSLPFKNNGQEIFTSISIGIALNQTELDYEPIALLRDAHTAMYRAKDLGKGRHEVFATGMHTQIVKRFQLEIDLHRAIEQQEFELYYQSIISLTTARIVGFEALVRWNNPQYGFVSPAEFIPLAEETGLIIPLGKWILQAACQQLAVWQAQFPTTPPLMMSINISGHQLTQSDLVDYIEQTLQETGLNGESLKLEITETVAMNDVETAISIMLRLRTLNLRLSIDDFGTGYSSLSYLHRFPVNTLKIDRSFVSRMEDTDEDAAIVQTIIMLSHALGMDVVAEGVETAAQQAKLHSLGCEYGQGYFFSKPVDQKTATALLDKQFNK; encoded by the coding sequence GTGATTGCTAAATACTCCCATAAGTTTTGCAAATTAGTATCTTTAGTTACTAAGTATCTTAACTATCAGATCAACCCATCGATTACCACACTGACTTTAAAGCAATCAGTTGTCATTGCTAGTATCTTGATTACAGGATTGGTAATGGGTGTGAAACAACTGGGGTGGTTGCAACTTTTAGAATTGGTCAGCTATGACCAAATGGTGCGCCTCCAACCTGATGCTGGTTATAACCCACAGCTGTTGGTAGTAACAATTACAGAAGCTGATATTAAAGAACAGAAACAATGGCCTTTGTCTGATAGCGTCCTTGCTCAACTATTAGCCAAGCTGCAACAAGCTCAACCTACAGCTATTGGTTTAGACCTCTATCGGAATATCCCCCAACCTCCAGGTCGTGACGCGCTGATGCAGCAACTTCGGGCTTCTAATGTAATTACTATTAATTATCTCGGGGATCAAGAAGCAGAAGGAGTATCTCCTATTTCGGGTTTAGCCCCAGAACAAATAGGCTTTAATGACTTTGTAGTTGACCCAGATGGCGTTGTCCGTCGAAATTTGATTTATGCCCAGCAAGGAGAGGAGAAATTCTACTCCTTTTCTTTGCAGTTGAGCCTGAAATATCTTGCCAAGCAGGGAACTACTCTCAAAGTAAAATCAGAGGCTTTGCTGTTAGGTAATGGTGTATTTCCTACTTTAAATAATAATTCCGGTGGGTATCACGATATTGATAGTGCAGGCTATCAAGTGATGATTTCTTACCGTTCACCTGAAAACATAGCGCGACAGCTATCATTAACTCAAGTACTGCGGGGTGAATTTGAACCTAACTGGATTAAAGACAAGGTTGTACTGATTGGGACAACAGCCCCTAGCTTAAAAGATTTGTTTTTTACTCCTTATAGTGCTGGTAAACCTGCAAACCCAGGTTTACCAGGAGTATTACTCCACGCTCAATTGGTCGGACAAATTCTTAACACAACTTTAGATCAACAACCTGTATTTTGGTTCTGGCCAGAATGGGCAGAATTCCTCTGGGTGTGGACTTGGGCGTTGGTAGGTAGTGTACTTGCATGGCGACTTCGCCATCCCCTCTCTTTAGGAGTAGCTGGGGTAATTTGTTTGGGTGGTCTATTTGCTATTTGCTTTGGGATCTTCACTCAAGCAGGCTGGATACCGCTTGTCGCACCAATTTTGGCATTAGCGATCGCAACTGGCACGCTTCTGGCTTATAAGCTATTACACAATACATTGCATGATAGCCTCACTGACCTGCCCAATCGCAGTTTGTTTTTGAAGCAATTGGAATGGGTAATTGCTGAAACAAAACTACCTAAAAGCTCACGATTTGCCATCCTATTTTTAGGGATTGACCGCTTCAAATTTATTAATGAGAGCTTTGGGCACCAATTTGGCGATCAATTTTTAATGAATGTCACTCAAAGATTAAAAGCTTGCCTAGGAAATAGAGGAATATTAGCCAGAGTTGGTGGTGATGAGTTTGCTGTTCTACTGAAAAATATCAATGATAGTAGTGAAGTGACTGCTATAGCTGACCAGCTACATCAGAAAATGTCCTTACCCTTTAAAAATAACGGACAAGAAATTTTTACTAGCATCAGTATTGGTATAGCTTTAAATCAGACTGAACTCGATTATGAACCAATAGCTTTGCTGCGAGATGCCCATACAGCTATGTATCGCGCTAAAGATTTGGGTAAAGGCCGTCATGAGGTCTTTGCTACAGGTATGCATACCCAAATTGTCAAGCGGTTTCAGTTAGAAATAGACTTGCATCGAGCTATTGAACAGCAGGAATTTGAGCTTTACTATCAGTCAATAATTTCTTTAACCACGGCTAGAATAGTTGGGTTTGAAGCACTTGTGAGGTGGAATAATCCTCAATATGGCTTTGTTTCACCTGCAGAGTTTATTCCTCTAGCTGAAGAAACGGGGCTGATTATTCCTTTAGGAAAGTGGATTTTGCAAGCAGCCTGTCAACAATTGGCTGTTTGGCAAGCTCAATTTCCTACAACTCCTCCGTTGATGATGAGCATCAACATTTCTGGACATCAGTTAACTCAATCCGATTTGGTGGACTACATTGAGCAAACTCTCCAAGAGACAGGATTAAATGGCGAAAGTTTAAAATTAGAAATTACTGAAACCGTAGCCATGAATGACGTGGAAACGGCAATTAGCATCATGCTGCGATTGAGAACTTTAAATCTCAGGTTAAGTATTGATGATTTCGGTACAGGCTATTCTTCTTTAAGCTATTTACATCGCTTCCCTGTCAACACATTGAAAATAGATCGTTCTTTTGTCAGCCGTATGGAAGATACTGACGAAGATGCTGCGATCGTTCAAACGATTATCATGTTGAGTCATGCATTGGGTATGGATGTAGTTGCAGAAGGGGTGGAAACTGCTGCACAGCAAGCTAAATTGCATAGTTTAGGTTGTGAGTATGGACAAGGCTATTTCTTTTCTAAGCCTGTAGATCAAAAAACTGCAACTGCATTACTAGATAAGCAATTCAATAAATAA
- the psbA gene encoding photosystem II q(b) protein — MTTTLQRRSGTSVWDRFCEWITSTENRIYIGWFGVLMIPTLLAATACFVIAFIAAPPVDIDGIREPVAGSLIYGNNIISGAVVPSSNAIGLHFYPIWEAASLDEWLYNGGPYQLVIFHFLLGCACYLGRQWELSYRLGMRPWICVAYSAPLASATAVFLIYPIGQGSFSDGMPLGISGTFNFMIVFQAEHNILLHPFHMLGVAGVFGGSLFSAMHGSLVTSSLVRETTETESLNYGYKFGQEEETYNIVAAHGYFGRLIFQYASFNNSRSLHFFLAAWPVVGIWFTALGVSTMAFNLNGFNFNQSVIDSQGRVIATWADVINRANLGMEVMHERNAHNFPLDLAAGEVAPVALTAPAING; from the coding sequence ATGACAACAACCTTACAACGGCGCTCTGGCACCAGTGTATGGGATCGGTTTTGCGAGTGGATCACCAGCACCGAGAACCGGATTTACATCGGTTGGTTCGGCGTATTGATGATCCCCACACTGCTAGCCGCTACCGCTTGCTTTGTAATCGCCTTCATCGCTGCTCCTCCAGTAGACATCGATGGTATCCGTGAACCTGTTGCAGGTTCTTTAATTTACGGAAACAACATCATCTCTGGTGCAGTTGTTCCTTCTTCTAACGCTATCGGTTTGCACTTCTACCCCATCTGGGAAGCAGCTTCCTTAGATGAGTGGTTGTACAACGGCGGCCCTTACCAATTGGTAATTTTCCACTTCTTGCTAGGTTGCGCTTGCTACCTAGGTCGTCAGTGGGAATTGTCTTACCGCTTGGGTATGCGTCCTTGGATCTGCGTAGCTTACTCTGCACCTTTGGCATCTGCTACCGCAGTATTCTTGATCTACCCCATTGGTCAAGGTTCCTTCTCTGATGGTATGCCTTTGGGTATCTCCGGTACCTTCAACTTCATGATCGTGTTCCAAGCAGAGCACAACATTCTGTTGCACCCCTTCCACATGTTAGGTGTGGCTGGTGTATTCGGTGGCAGCTTGTTCTCTGCAATGCACGGTTCCTTGGTAACCTCCTCCTTGGTGCGTGAAACCACCGAAACCGAATCTCTCAACTACGGTTACAAGTTCGGTCAAGAGGAAGAAACCTACAACATCGTAGCTGCTCACGGTTACTTTGGTCGTTTAATCTTCCAATACGCATCCTTCAACAACAGCCGTTCTCTGCACTTCTTCTTGGCTGCATGGCCTGTAGTCGGTATCTGGTTTACCGCGTTGGGTGTCAGCACAATGGCGTTCAACTTGAACGGTTTCAACTTCAACCAATCAGTAATTGATTCTCAAGGTCGCGTCATCGCTACTTGGGCAGACGTAATCAACCGCGCTAACTTGGGTATGGAAGTTATGCACGAGCGTAACGCTCACAACTTCCCCTTAGACTTAGCTGCTGGTGAAGTTGCTCCTGTTGCGTTGACTGCTCCTGCAATCAACGGCTAA
- a CDS encoding MBOAT family O-acyltransferase gives MNFISIFYGLFLLSVLGIYWTLSEQKLRLWTILIASLIFYASLNAQYIPLLLALTFINFRFGLEIGKDNTPRKNYSNRRISEEWQFYQADWNLRRRKLLWLGVGLNVILLLGFKYLPFIINAIFHVSITSQDGAFKFVAPLGISFFTFECISYLIDVYRGAPATGQFLKFAAYKLFFAKLISGPITRYHNLATQINTLQLPTPDQVAEGLWLIARGAVKKGILADHLGIFVDLCFGNLQRAGSTDLWLAIFAYGLQLYLDFNGYVDIARGSALLFGLVLPENFDFPYFSTSIADFWRRWHMTLGEWLRNYVYFPLGGSRKGLVRTCWNLMIVMLIAGIWHGSVWGFVVWGAYHGLALIVHRLTDALSDRFENLEHFWQHPIGIFSAWLLTQLMVFTSWIWFRLPNFQDSSLVFRHLLGYPADIQFAQKVYIEALNISQSQMAGRLLLLGILMTLAYMFKSRLKLEFNWPVKLVFVPLCFYAVWLLAPEGSLPYIYFDF, from the coding sequence ATGAACTTTATTTCAATTTTCTACGGTCTTTTTTTATTAAGTGTGCTGGGAATTTACTGGACTTTGTCAGAGCAAAAGTTGCGTTTATGGACAATTTTAATTGCCAGCCTGATATTTTATGCATCTTTAAATGCTCAGTACATACCTTTATTATTAGCGCTTACTTTTATTAACTTTCGCTTCGGTTTAGAAATAGGTAAAGATAACACTCCGAGAAAAAATTATTCTAATAGACGTATTTCTGAAGAATGGCAGTTCTACCAAGCTGACTGGAACCTTCGCCGCCGGAAGCTTTTATGGCTAGGTGTTGGTTTAAATGTGATACTGCTTTTAGGCTTTAAATATTTGCCATTTATTATTAATGCTATTTTTCATGTATCAATTACCTCACAAGATGGAGCTTTTAAATTTGTTGCACCTTTAGGAATTTCATTTTTTACTTTTGAATGTATTTCTTATTTAATTGATGTCTATCGTGGTGCGCCTGCTACTGGTCAATTTCTGAAATTTGCTGCTTACAAATTATTTTTCGCCAAACTAATCTCTGGGCCGATTACTCGCTATCACAACCTAGCAACTCAAATTAATACACTACAATTACCTACTCCCGATCAAGTAGCAGAAGGGCTGTGGTTAATTGCTAGGGGTGCAGTTAAAAAAGGCATATTGGCAGATCATTTGGGTATTTTTGTTGATTTATGTTTTGGGAACTTGCAAAGAGCAGGTAGTACAGATCTGTGGCTAGCGATATTTGCCTACGGTTTACAGTTGTATTTAGATTTCAACGGTTATGTAGATATTGCTCGTGGTAGTGCTTTACTCTTTGGCTTAGTATTACCAGAGAATTTTGATTTTCCTTACTTCAGCACCAGTATTGCGGATTTTTGGCGACGCTGGCACATGACTTTAGGTGAATGGCTGCGTAACTACGTTTACTTTCCTTTGGGTGGTTCTCGTAAGGGTTTAGTACGCACCTGCTGGAATTTGATGATTGTGATGCTAATTGCTGGGATTTGGCATGGTTCTGTTTGGGGTTTTGTCGTCTGGGGTGCTTACCACGGGTTAGCTTTGATAGTCCATCGCCTAACAGATGCATTGAGCGATCGCTTTGAAAATTTAGAACATTTTTGGCAACACCCTATAGGTATTTTTTCTGCTTGGTTGTTAACCCAATTGATGGTTTTCACTTCTTGGATATGGTTCAGATTACCTAATTTCCAGGATTCTTCTTTAGTATTTAGGCATTTATTGGGTTATCCGGCTGATATTCAGTTTGCCCAAAAAGTATATATAGAAGCTCTCAACATTAGCCAATCCCAAATGGCTGGCAGACTGCTACTTTTAGGTATTTTGATGACCTTGGCTTATATGTTCAAGAGTCGGCTCAAATTAGAGTTTAATTGGCCTGTCAAGCTGGTATTTGTGCCTCTTTGTTTCTATGCAGTTTGGTTATTAGCTCCTGAAGGTAGCTTGCCATATATCTACTTTGATTTTTGA
- a CDS encoding DUF1574 family protein, whose product MKTALLDRQKSLVQWVSQATGISTFGVKVQLRGNDLHILCEGKECPGRWRTLYDLLQAIQQTDLDVLTNGEQPSIYQVFVYGRKKGDGRPQWCHRVYLNQLERHLEEAKQGLLEDKLKSQPGGALILSNESLARKGNPDAIARYLSETLSTFGVAVEVKVKPQSSTENNQVQEQRLWIFCQSSYSPDPSLLAEPIAQKLRNLKLTGYHDAVIFSQVKGENKPEWRLRVDLTPPEEMLKEWARWGDVQSIARLLTEELSNAKVAVQTSLQESTLHIFCTPSSDALETAPEKQLCLHKIKSKLEAIAPQGIKAATVYGQKIADKQPAWIDWLTLPAAIHEPFAPTALELANSGDQPAINYLLERLLNPDLDWRLKTGGAKITLLHKGDLFHVMCDAPVCPSRKKVANKVVELLRQFKIPGVMGVRVYGRRAGNKEPSWHHGEDFQPRQRLVPEATPEFAATSIYINDLVTTPTDEPILRPDLTTEEVQTFITEVARDWVTTTKLTFKKLLLQTQLFSEIDQPTEYNPEAQGIKVALVWGTLGLLLTMQTDWVLGQIVNRNLPSSTPQVTASSSPKAKTSPKSEANPSQMSAFFADTSKTKPNQRKGGVFNASGFTQNDDDTETENLKAAPLKGKATATAILLAARSQMPSFNARQLDEQIALYKQRLAKIGRPPHVLIIGSSRALRGVDPAALSQALATQGYPNVDVFNFGVNGATAQVVDFIVRRVLEPTELPKLIIWADGTRAFNSGRKDITFASIAASPGYKQVLQKAIATGTTDELLKDPAKSSDATKTKAQKPEMSSYQLANEWLNEAVANISASYANRDRVKELLQKQLNSLPLISDRNPGNTSSAQLSNDAPEEDTSQMSVDFDGFLPLSIRFHPTRYYQKHPKVPGNYDNDYQSFKVQGEQDTAFQALLSFTQAKKIPLVFVNTPLTADYLDSVRQQYEQEFQQYMSQVNNPNFIYRDLSQLWPKNHNYFSDPSHLNRFGAYEVSKKLAHDPMIPWPAK is encoded by the coding sequence ATGAAAACAGCATTACTAGATCGCCAAAAATCCCTAGTGCAATGGGTAAGCCAAGCAACTGGGATTAGCACTTTCGGGGTGAAAGTCCAGTTACGGGGAAATGACTTACATATCCTTTGTGAAGGCAAAGAGTGTCCAGGACGTTGGCGCACTTTATATGACTTGCTACAAGCAATCCAGCAAACAGACTTGGATGTCCTCACAAATGGCGAACAACCCTCAATATACCAAGTATTTGTCTACGGCCGAAAAAAAGGCGATGGGCGACCCCAGTGGTGCCATCGAGTTTATTTAAATCAGCTCGAACGACATTTGGAAGAGGCGAAGCAGGGTTTATTAGAGGATAAGCTAAAATCTCAACCAGGCGGAGCGCTGATTTTATCTAACGAAAGCTTGGCAAGAAAAGGAAATCCCGATGCCATTGCCCGTTATCTCAGCGAAACTCTGAGTACTTTTGGTGTGGCTGTAGAGGTAAAAGTCAAGCCGCAATCAAGCACAGAAAATAACCAAGTACAAGAACAACGCCTGTGGATATTTTGTCAGTCGAGTTATAGCCCTGATCCTTCACTATTAGCAGAGCCCATCGCTCAGAAGTTACGCAATCTCAAGTTGACAGGTTACCATGATGCGGTGATTTTTTCCCAGGTGAAGGGCGAAAATAAACCCGAGTGGCGATTGCGGGTGGATTTAACACCACCCGAAGAGATGCTCAAGGAATGGGCACGTTGGGGGGATGTACAGTCTATTGCCAGGCTGTTAACTGAGGAGTTATCAAATGCCAAAGTTGCTGTGCAAACTTCACTGCAAGAGTCAACTCTACATATTTTTTGTACTCCCAGTTCTGATGCTTTAGAAACAGCCCCAGAAAAACAATTATGCTTACATAAAATCAAATCTAAATTAGAAGCGATCGCTCCCCAAGGGATCAAAGCTGCTACTGTTTACGGCCAAAAAATTGCCGACAAGCAGCCAGCGTGGATTGACTGGCTTACCTTGCCAGCCGCTATACATGAACCTTTCGCCCCAACAGCCTTAGAATTGGCTAATTCTGGTGATCAACCAGCAATTAATTATTTATTAGAACGGTTACTGAATCCTGATTTAGATTGGCGCTTGAAAACAGGTGGAGCCAAGATTACTTTGTTGCACAAAGGTGATTTGTTTCACGTCATGTGTGATGCACCTGTATGCCCATCTCGCAAGAAAGTGGCAAACAAAGTAGTAGAGTTACTGCGCCAGTTCAAAATCCCTGGAGTCATGGGAGTCCGTGTCTATGGACGACGTGCAGGGAATAAGGAACCCTCTTGGCATCACGGCGAAGATTTTCAGCCTCGCCAACGGTTAGTCCCAGAAGCTACTCCCGAATTTGCGGCTACATCTATCTACATTAACGACCTAGTCACTACTCCTACAGATGAACCAATCTTGCGTCCTGATTTGACGACAGAGGAAGTTCAAACTTTTATTACAGAAGTAGCGCGGGATTGGGTAACCACAACCAAGCTCACTTTCAAAAAATTACTGTTACAAACGCAACTATTTAGCGAAATTGACCAACCCACAGAGTATAACCCAGAAGCTCAAGGCATTAAGGTTGCCTTAGTTTGGGGAACCCTGGGATTATTACTCACTATGCAAACTGACTGGGTATTGGGGCAAATCGTTAACCGCAACCTACCAAGTTCTACACCGCAAGTAACCGCATCATCTAGCCCTAAAGCCAAGACATCTCCAAAGTCTGAGGCGAATCCCAGCCAGATGAGTGCATTCTTTGCTGATACTAGTAAAACTAAACCAAATCAGCGTAAAGGTGGTGTATTCAATGCTTCTGGCTTCACCCAAAATGATGACGACACCGAAACAGAAAACTTAAAAGCCGCACCTTTAAAAGGCAAAGCTACCGCCACTGCAATTTTATTGGCAGCGCGATCGCAAATGCCCAGTTTTAATGCAAGGCAGTTAGACGAGCAAATTGCCTTGTATAAGCAAAGGTTAGCCAAAATAGGTAGACCTCCCCATGTGTTGATTATAGGTTCCTCCCGTGCCCTCAGAGGAGTCGATCCGGCTGCACTTTCACAAGCTTTAGCAACTCAGGGTTATCCCAATGTTGATGTATTTAACTTTGGAGTCAATGGTGCTACCGCTCAAGTTGTAGATTTTATTGTGCGCCGCGTTCTAGAACCGACAGAACTACCAAAATTAATTATCTGGGCAGATGGTACCCGTGCCTTTAATAGCGGTCGTAAAGACATCACCTTTGCATCAATTGCCGCCTCACCAGGTTATAAACAGGTATTGCAAAAAGCGATCGCCACGGGTACAACTGATGAGTTGCTCAAAGATCCAGCAAAATCTTCAGACGCAACCAAAACCAAAGCTCAAAAGCCAGAAATGAGCAGCTATCAGCTAGCTAATGAATGGTTAAACGAGGCTGTAGCTAATATTTCCGCCAGCTACGCCAACCGCGATCGCGTTAAAGAGTTATTGCAAAAGCAGCTTAACTCGTTACCTTTAATTAGCGATCGCAATCCTGGAAATACATCCTCTGCACAGTTAAGCAATGATGCTCCAGAAGAAGATACTTCTCAGATGTCTGTTGACTTTGATGGCTTTTTACCTTTATCAATCCGCTTTCATCCCACGAGGTACTATCAAAAACACCCCAAAGTTCCCGGAAATTATGACAACGACTATCAATCTTTTAAAGTTCAAGGGGAACAAGACACTGCTTTTCAAGCATTGCTGAGTTTTACCCAAGCCAAAAAAATTCCTTTAGTCTTTGTCAATACACCTCTAACTGCTGACTATCTGGATTCTGTGCGTCAACAATATGAGCAAGAATTTCAACAATATATGTCGCAGGTGAACAATCCCAATTTTATCTACCGAGATTTAAGTCAGCTGTGGCCAAAAAATCATAACTATTTTTCTGACCCCAGCCACCTCAACCGTTTCGGAGCCTACGAAGTCTCGAAAAAGCTAGCTCACGATCCCATGATTCCCTGGCCAGCAAAGTAG